One window of the Capnocytophaga haemolytica genome contains the following:
- a CDS encoding DUF4876 domain-containing protein, with product MKEAFTTEGIVQIPGDGTKYPVKPGEYIIIAEQGINHKEKNSNSVDLSKANFENFYPNMKDVDNPQVTNTIVLYEKLIFHNRGYRSYVIARLPKGMTSETFLKDYKYEYSYKTVAGIKTRDAMKIPNEWIVDAVNLCSKDDFKRIVTDPSLDSGWSYSGLNRNDKNRYGKSVRRKVLSENGGKPIFQDTNNSTDDFVITAPPTMFK from the coding sequence ATGAAAGAAGCGTTTACTACCGAGGGGATTGTTCAAATCCCTGGTGATGGAACAAAATATCCTGTAAAACCTGGTGAATACATCATTATTGCTGAACAAGGCATTAATCACAAAGAGAAAAACTCTAATTCTGTAGACTTATCAAAGGCAAATTTCGAGAACTTCTATCCGAATATGAAGGATGTTGATAATCCTCAGGTGACCAACACCATTGTTTTATACGAAAAACTTATATTCCACAACAGAGGCTATCGAAGCTATGTAATTGCTCGTCTGCCGAAGGGGATGACCTCTGAAACATTCCTTAAAGATTATAAGTACGAGTATAGCTACAAAACTGTCGCAGGGATAAAAACACGCGATGCGATGAAGATACCTAATGAATGGATCGTCGATGCGGTAAATCTGTGTTCGAAGGATGATTTTAAACGCATTGTAACCGATCCTTCACTTGATAGCGGATGGAGCTATTCAGGTTTAAACAGGAACGACAAGAACCGCTATGGAAAATCTGTTCGTAGAAAAGTGCTGTCAGAGAACGGCGGGAAACCTATCTTCCAAGATACAAACAATTCCACCGACGACTTTGTAATCACTGCGCCGCCTACAATGTTTAAATAA
- a CDS encoding DUF4876 domain-containing protein, with amino-acid sequence MRILSKLIIIIIAALSIVSCRKDENTNDGERLLNLTLIALEGEKILSYNELTIRLKELNTGGVITKKYTDLQSLTLSIPLAAGSYEVSVEGRLTYQRGNEKLTGSVSAFSEKIDLTEPSTHKSLQLMLKQTAQDLILEEIFISGTRTPEGKQYIGDSYIKLYNNTDEILYADGLLILQSFFETNAKVQHSPNIIAEAFNVDAVQQIPGSGKDYPVLPYTSIIIATDAIDHREYNKNSIDLRQANFEIKKSDDDEDPDNPQVPNLNNILGELVLSNQGNKSFAIARLPKGMTASQYLAEYKYNYTYRETGMDFDIPQENYKIPNQWIVDAVNLAPKEEFQWLLTSEALDSGWTYSSEHQGDNGRYGMAVRRKVSNSEAGKIYYQDTNNSTVDFIPRVQASLIK; translated from the coding sequence ATGAGGATACTTTCAAAACTCATTATCATTATCATCGCTGCATTATCAATAGTCTCTTGCAGGAAAGACGAGAATACAAACGATGGCGAGCGCCTTCTCAACCTTACGCTTATCGCCCTCGAAGGTGAAAAAATACTCTCGTATAATGAGCTTACCATCCGCCTTAAAGAACTCAATACGGGCGGCGTGATTACCAAAAAATACACCGATTTACAGAGCCTCACGCTAAGCATTCCCCTTGCCGCAGGAAGTTACGAGGTGTCGGTAGAGGGCAGACTAACGTATCAGCGTGGCAATGAGAAGCTGACAGGCAGCGTATCGGCATTTTCGGAAAAGATTGACCTCACGGAGCCTTCGACCCACAAATCGCTGCAATTGATGCTTAAACAAACCGCTCAGGATCTAATCCTCGAAGAGATATTTATCTCTGGAACGCGTACACCCGAAGGAAAACAGTATATCGGGGATAGTTACATAAAGCTGTACAACAATACTGATGAGATATTGTATGCCGACGGACTGCTGATCTTACAATCTTTTTTTGAAACGAATGCCAAAGTGCAGCATAGCCCTAACATCATCGCTGAGGCTTTTAATGTGGATGCGGTGCAGCAAATCCCTGGCAGCGGAAAGGACTATCCCGTGCTGCCCTATACGTCCATCATCATTGCAACTGACGCGATCGACCACAGGGAATATAACAAGAACTCAATCGACCTGCGGCAGGCGAATTTTGAAATAAAAAAGTCGGATGACGACGAGGATCCCGACAATCCACAAGTGCCTAACCTGAATAATATTCTCGGAGAGCTGGTGCTTAGCAATCAAGGCAATAAATCGTTTGCCATCGCACGTCTGCCCAAAGGAATGACTGCCAGCCAATATCTCGCTGAGTACAAATACAATTACACTTACAGAGAAACAGGGATGGACTTTGATATCCCACAAGAAAACTACAAAATTCCTAATCAGTGGATTGTCGATGCGGTAAATCTCGCTCCGAAAGAGGAGTTTCAGTGGCTGCTCACCTCTGAAGCGCTCGACAGCGGATGGACGTACAGCTCCGAGCATCAAGGCGACAACGGGCGTTATGGGATGGCAGTGCGCCGCAAGGTATCAAATAGCGAGGCAGGCAAGATATACTATCAAGACACGAATAACTCCACCGTGGATTTCATCCCGAGAGTGCAAGCCTCACTGATAAAATAG
- a CDS encoding DUF6850 family outer membrane beta-barrel protein gives MRAYFLTPLFIVMSASLWGQVPDTLYRNLKNEYGIRNFVRSITKNPSLMSSWGSDSFSTVEAHYGKSENEAYAKQFPSGTEGFGVRAESFLEYKNGKRLWGSASYQNQKEKDLRWNESIDRTLIYPYFTADSIGGDMQTERYAFAGGYLKHYKRFGWGAALNYAAKLASRNRDPRPKNISSDLRIKAGGALRDFYHLTLALHGSFEKYTQSNDIKFFSETGQPSVYHLNGLGYYNNLLKGNHLRGIYDGYGYGAGAQVVNQRGNWYLAVDYERLQVEKYIPDENNVVASTLVNSQWNAEITKLFHKKSYAYGLKLSYSNRQKAGIEPLLSARNSNGAEVLSTHKNYTLKTADYRLSLIFISEGESQLLISPYVSYQTHREDYTLIESFEHFSYLAAGLHLSYTQAFQRKHYLCYTLDWLSRRTLSKEYLLRNDSQRSLSQMLADNAQYLSSDEHRLTLGIEYNHRLHDNLSLFTRVGSAIALFPKRVNYLHSLSIGIHF, from the coding sequence ATGAGAGCATATTTTCTTACACCTTTATTTATAGTGATGAGCGCCTCCCTCTGGGGTCAGGTGCCCGATACGCTTTATCGAAATTTAAAAAATGAGTACGGCATACGCAATTTTGTGCGCAGCATCACCAAAAATCCTTCGCTGATGAGCAGTTGGGGCAGTGATTCGTTCTCCACCGTTGAGGCGCACTATGGCAAAAGCGAAAACGAGGCATACGCAAAGCAGTTTCCCAGTGGCACCGAAGGATTTGGCGTGCGGGCGGAGTCGTTCTTAGAATATAAGAATGGGAAAAGGCTCTGGGGAAGTGCCAGTTATCAAAATCAAAAGGAAAAAGATCTTCGCTGGAACGAATCGATCGATCGCACGCTGATATATCCGTATTTCACTGCGGATTCTATCGGTGGAGATATGCAAACGGAGCGCTACGCTTTTGCGGGCGGCTATCTGAAGCATTATAAAAGGTTCGGCTGGGGGGCAGCGCTCAATTACGCTGCCAAACTGGCAAGCCGCAATAGGGATCCACGTCCGAAAAACATCAGTTCAGACCTTCGCATCAAAGCGGGAGGTGCGCTGAGGGATTTCTACCATCTCACGCTCGCCCTGCACGGAAGTTTCGAGAAATACACACAATCCAACGACATTAAGTTCTTCAGCGAAACAGGGCAACCCTCTGTATACCATCTCAATGGCTTGGGCTACTACAATAATTTACTGAAAGGAAATCATCTGCGAGGCATCTACGACGGTTACGGCTATGGCGCAGGGGCGCAGGTCGTCAATCAGCGTGGCAACTGGTATCTCGCTGTGGATTACGAGCGTCTCCAAGTGGAAAAATATATCCCCGACGAAAACAATGTCGTCGCCTCCACACTTGTAAATAGCCAATGGAATGCTGAGATCACAAAACTCTTCCATAAAAAATCGTACGCTTATGGGCTGAAGCTCAGCTACTCCAATAGACAAAAAGCAGGAATAGAGCCGCTCCTCTCCGCCCGCAATAGCAACGGAGCTGAAGTACTTTCTACCCACAAAAATTACACTTTAAAGACTGCCGACTATCGCCTGAGCCTTATTTTCATCAGCGAAGGAGAGTCGCAGTTGCTCATCAGTCCGTACGTGAGCTATCAAACCCACCGTGAGGATTATACACTCATTGAAAGCTTTGAGCATTTTAGCTACCTTGCTGCAGGACTTCATCTGAGCTATACACAAGCCTTCCAGAGAAAGCATTATCTCTGTTACACTCTCGATTGGCTAAGCCGCCGAACGCTCAGTAAAGAATATCTATTGCGGAACGACAGCCAGAGAAGTCTCTCACAAATGCTCGCCGATAATGCGCAGTACCTCTCCTCGGATGAGCACCGCCTCACGCTGGGCATTGAGTACAACCACCGTCTGCACGACAATCTCAGCCTTTTCACCCGTGTAGGCAGTGCGATAGCCCTTTTCCCAAAGCGCGTAAATTACCTGCATAGCCTCAGCATAGGCATTCACTTCTAA
- a CDS encoding Dps family protein produces MSLNSLGLDKAKLGKEIEALNVLLANYQTYYQNLRGVHWNIKGKRFFELHVKFEDLYTAAQEQVDEIAERILTLGGVPYHTFASYVKHATVPVGENVFDDDKTVRLVIDSISELLRVERPLLDLSDELNDEGTNTLISDLVVEQEKNVWMLKSYLNEAI; encoded by the coding sequence ATGAGTTTAAACAGCTTAGGGCTTGATAAAGCCAAATTAGGAAAAGAAATTGAGGCGCTTAACGTATTGTTGGCTAACTATCAGACGTATTATCAGAACTTGCGCGGGGTGCATTGGAACATCAAAGGGAAACGTTTCTTTGAGCTTCACGTAAAGTTTGAGGATCTCTACACAGCTGCTCAAGAGCAAGTTGACGAGATTGCTGAACGTATCCTTACACTCGGTGGGGTGCCTTATCATACGTTTGCGAGCTATGTGAAACACGCTACGGTGCCAGTAGGCGAAAACGTTTTTGACGATGATAAAACCGTGCGCTTGGTTATCGATAGCATTAGTGAATTGCTACGTGTGGAGCGACCTCTCCTTGACTTATCAGATGAGTTGAATGACGAGGGGACAAACACCCTGATTAGCGATTTAGTGGTTGAGCAAGAGAAGAATGTCTGGATGCTCAAATCATATCTTAATGAGGCAATTTAA